The following coding sequences lie in one Spirosoma sp. KUDC1026 genomic window:
- the dapA gene encoding 4-hydroxy-tetrahydrodipicolinate synthase, which translates to MSTRFHGTGVAIVTPFNADQSIDFDGFGRLVRHVSDGGVRYIVLQGTTGESPTVTKPEKKQLLQYLKENNPKSLPIVYGVGGNVTSDVVSGMKDIDFEGVDAILSVCPYYNKPGKRGVIEHFTRVADACPVPVILYNIPFRTGINMSAETICELAQHPNIIGVKEASCVIEQCMEIARDKPDDFLLISGDDVQAVPIISIGGVGVMSVIANALPAKFSGMIEAALRGDFAFAQKELGHFLRIDPLLYEEGNPVGVKNLLEIMGLVSNEVRLPLMKASDDLSERQRVVLQRDGLLELVA; encoded by the coding sequence ATGAGCACTCGTTTCCACGGTACCGGCGTCGCCATCGTAACGCCGTTCAATGCCGATCAGTCTATTGACTTCGACGGCTTCGGCCGCCTTGTCCGGCACGTCTCCGACGGGGGAGTCCGTTATATCGTTCTGCAGGGTACCACCGGCGAATCGCCAACGGTGACCAAGCCGGAGAAGAAACAACTGCTTCAGTATCTTAAGGAAAATAACCCAAAGAGTCTGCCTATTGTCTACGGCGTTGGCGGTAACGTAACGTCCGATGTTGTGTCTGGTATGAAAGACATTGACTTCGAAGGCGTCGATGCGATTCTGTCGGTTTGCCCATATTACAATAAACCCGGTAAACGGGGTGTCATTGAGCATTTTACGCGTGTGGCCGATGCCTGCCCGGTACCGGTCATTCTCTACAACATTCCGTTCCGGACAGGTATCAACATGTCGGCCGAAACGATCTGTGAACTGGCGCAGCACCCCAACATCATCGGGGTAAAAGAAGCATCCTGCGTGATTGAACAGTGTATGGAAATTGCCCGCGATAAACCGGACGATTTTCTGCTGATCTCGGGCGATGACGTACAGGCGGTGCCCATCATCAGCATTGGGGGTGTTGGCGTTATGTCAGTTATTGCGAATGCATTGCCCGCTAAATTTTCGGGCATGATCGAAGCGGCTCTGCGGGGTGATTTCGCGTTTGCGCAGAAAGAACTTGGTCATTTCCTGCGGATCGATCCGCTGCTCTACGAAGAAGGCAATCCCGTCGGCGTAAAAAATCTGCTGGAAATTATGGGTCTGGTTTCGAACGAAGTCCGGTTGCCGCTGATGAAAGCATCCGACGATCTGAGCGAACGTCAGCGGGTTGTTTTGCAGCGCGATGGTTTGCTGGAACTGGTAGCATAA
- a CDS encoding RNA ligase family protein, which translates to MSFTKYPHLERFGATEVHQIELGECYVFPKIDGTNASLWIEDGQLQAGSRTRHLTLEQDNAGFYAWAKEQINLLDYFAENPNHRLFGEWLVPHSLRTYRDAAWRNFYVFDVAIDTPEGLAFLPYESYRVQLEAHGIEYIPAISKIKNASYEQLVAQLAKNVYLIEDGKGAGEGIVIKNYDYKNRSTAKPGQRSSPLNLRRNTLKLWVLVRSTPVRWSKRILSKSTSLKPFAKRRWLRLKPNWAIGQVNTFHVYSTRCFTIWCVRIAGSSLKNTKTLASILALSST; encoded by the coding sequence ATGTCGTTCACAAAATACCCCCACTTAGAGAGGTTCGGCGCAACTGAAGTTCATCAAATAGAACTTGGTGAGTGCTACGTTTTTCCTAAGATCGACGGCACCAATGCGTCGTTATGGATTGAAGATGGCCAGTTGCAAGCGGGTTCCAGAACGCGCCACTTGACGCTGGAGCAGGATAACGCCGGATTCTATGCATGGGCAAAGGAACAGATAAACCTACTGGACTACTTTGCCGAAAATCCGAACCATCGCTTGTTTGGTGAATGGCTGGTACCCCATTCGCTGCGAACCTACCGGGATGCGGCATGGCGTAACTTTTACGTGTTCGACGTAGCGATTGACACGCCGGAAGGGTTGGCGTTTTTACCCTACGAGTCTTACCGGGTTCAACTTGAAGCGCATGGGATTGAATATATCCCAGCAATTAGCAAGATCAAAAACGCGTCGTATGAGCAGCTAGTGGCGCAACTGGCTAAGAATGTCTACCTGATCGAAGACGGAAAGGGGGCTGGTGAGGGTATCGTGATTAAGAACTACGACTACAAAAACCGCTCAACCGCCAAACCTGGGCAAAGATCGTCACCTCTGAATTTAAGGAGAAACACGCTAAAGTTATGGGTGTTAGTGAGGTCAACGCCCGTAAGATGGTCGAAGAGGATATTGTCGAAAAGTACGTCACTAAAGCCCTTTGCGAAAAGACGCTGGCTAAGATTGAAACCGAATTGGGCGATTGGTCAAGTAAATACATTCCACGTCTACTCAACACGGTGTTTTACGATCTGGTGCGTGAGGATAGCTGGCAGTTCATTAAAGAACACAAAAACCCTAGCATCAATTTTGGCACTCTCCAGTACCTGA
- the ligA gene encoding NAD-dependent DNA ligase LigA: MTPQERIRELTAQLTYYNHQYYQDSVSEVDDFTFDQLLQELTDLEKQYPDFRLPDSPTARVGGTISKEFPTVYHRFPMLSLGNTYSEEDLIEFDTRVRKGLRDEPYEYICELKFDGVALSMTYENGVLVQGATRGDGVRGDDITHNIRTIRSLPLRISPGKGHISVPALFEVRGEGFLPLAEFDRINKEREDIGEPLLANPRNAASGTFKQQDSGAVAQRRLDCYLYSFLADPDPSGEAIFHTHEESLIALREWGFNVSPTWKKCTTIREVMEYINEWDTKRFELPLGTDGIVIKVNRYDQQRELGYTAKSPRWAIAFKYKAQAASTTLNAIQYQVGRTGAVTPVAMLTPVLLAGTIVKRASLHNANEIERLGVMLHDTVFVEKGGEIIPKVTSVDLSRRPADAQPIVYPTECPACGTPLIRKEGEAHFYCPNEKYCPPQRQARFEHFIQRRAMNIESLGEGKIQLLIDRNLVLNPADLYDLTNGQLLGLEKTYTDEDTGKTRTVKFGQKTVDNILTAIERSKAQPFSNVLFALGIRYVGNTTAEKLVDYFGSMDALMVANREQLLAVPDTGPRIADSLLEWFADADNVQQVERLRAADLQFVGTRKEVVAEGNTLAGKTFLYTGTFAGFDREELEAKIAANGGKLLSGVSKKLNYLIVGENAGPSKVAKAQQLNVPMINESEFRSMLGDTEHS, from the coding sequence ATGACACCCCAGGAACGCATTCGTGAGTTGACGGCTCAGTTAACCTATTATAATCATCAGTATTACCAGGACAGCGTATCAGAGGTCGATGATTTTACCTTCGACCAATTGCTGCAGGAACTGACGGATCTGGAAAAACAATACCCTGACTTTCGCCTGCCCGATTCCCCAACGGCCCGCGTCGGAGGAACCATCAGTAAAGAATTTCCGACGGTATATCACCGCTTCCCGATGCTGTCACTGGGTAATACGTATTCGGAAGAAGATCTGATAGAATTCGATACCCGGGTGCGCAAGGGGCTGCGCGACGAGCCTTACGAGTACATCTGCGAACTGAAATTCGACGGTGTAGCATTGAGCATGACCTACGAAAATGGTGTGCTGGTGCAGGGAGCTACCCGTGGTGATGGCGTGCGGGGCGATGACATTACGCACAATATTCGCACGATCCGCTCGCTGCCCCTGCGGATTAGTCCGGGGAAGGGGCACATCAGCGTACCGGCTCTGTTTGAAGTACGGGGCGAAGGGTTTCTGCCCTTGGCGGAGTTCGACCGGATCAACAAAGAGCGTGAGGATATTGGCGAACCCCTGCTGGCCAATCCCCGGAATGCGGCTTCCGGTACGTTCAAACAGCAGGATTCCGGGGCGGTCGCCCAGCGCCGACTGGACTGTTACCTGTATTCGTTCCTGGCCGATCCTGATCCGTCGGGCGAAGCCATCTTCCATACGCACGAAGAAAGCCTGATCGCGCTGCGGGAATGGGGCTTTAACGTATCGCCGACCTGGAAAAAATGTACAACCATTCGGGAGGTCATGGAATACATCAACGAATGGGATACGAAACGTTTCGAATTGCCGCTGGGTACCGATGGTATCGTGATCAAGGTAAATCGCTATGACCAGCAGCGCGAGCTGGGATACACGGCTAAAAGCCCGCGCTGGGCGATTGCGTTCAAATACAAAGCCCAGGCCGCCAGCACGACGCTCAACGCTATCCAGTACCAGGTTGGCCGTACGGGGGCCGTTACGCCGGTCGCCATGCTGACGCCGGTATTGCTGGCGGGAACCATCGTTAAACGGGCATCACTACACAATGCCAACGAAATCGAACGGCTGGGCGTGATGCTGCACGATACGGTTTTCGTGGAAAAAGGAGGGGAGATCATCCCGAAGGTGACGAGCGTAGACCTGAGCCGACGCCCTGCCGACGCGCAGCCCATTGTTTACCCGACGGAGTGTCCGGCCTGCGGTACACCGCTGATTCGCAAAGAAGGCGAGGCCCATTTCTATTGCCCCAACGAAAAATATTGCCCACCCCAGCGGCAGGCTCGCTTTGAGCATTTTATCCAGCGCCGGGCCATGAACATCGAAAGTCTGGGCGAAGGAAAAATTCAACTGCTGATCGACCGAAATCTGGTCCTGAACCCGGCCGATCTGTATGATCTGACGAACGGGCAATTACTGGGTCTGGAGAAGACCTATACGGATGAGGATACGGGCAAAACGCGCACGGTGAAATTTGGCCAGAAGACCGTCGACAATATCCTGACGGCCATCGAACGCTCGAAAGCGCAGCCCTTTAGCAACGTCTTATTTGCGCTGGGGATTCGCTACGTCGGCAATACTACTGCTGAGAAGTTGGTCGATTACTTCGGTTCGATGGATGCACTCATGGTCGCCAATCGGGAGCAGTTGCTGGCCGTCCCGGATACTGGTCCCCGCATTGCCGACAGCCTGCTGGAATGGTTTGCTGATGCCGATAATGTACAACAGGTTGAACGGCTGCGCGCGGCCGACCTGCAGTTTGTCGGAACCCGTAAAGAAGTTGTGGCAGAGGGTAATACGCTGGCAGGAAAGACGTTTCTGTACACCGGGACCTTTGCTGGTTTCGACCGGGAGGAACTGGAAGCGAAGATCGCGGCTAACGGGGGGAAGCTGCTCAGTGGTGTGTCCAAGAAACTGAACTACCTGATTGTGGGCGAAAACGCCGGCCCCTCGAAGGTAGCCAAGGCGCAGCAGCTTAATGTACCGATGATTAACGAATCGGAGTTTCGGTCCATGCTGGGAGACACAGAACATAGCTAA
- a CDS encoding M14 family metallopeptidase has product MKYIPLLAGLLFTSLSVSAQTATSSSATPPSASQSRTGTIDSPAKFLGYQVGERFTPHYRVVAYAEQVAKQVPGRVKVVPYGTTHEGRQMAVIIVSSEANMNRLDEIRANNLKRIGMLDGQPTSAKQPAIAWLSYNIHGNEAVSSEAFMDVLYQLVSPTSSQSALSQKILNSAIIILDPGLNPDGHDRYVNWYNQMMGRNPDPTPSAREHNEPWPGGRYTHYLFDPNRDWAWQTQEITQQRMAVYQNWMPHLHGDFHEMGYESPYYFAPSAKPYHEDITPFQRQFQQTIGQYCSKAFDKNGWLYYTRERFDLFYPSYGDTYPTYNGAIGMTYEQGGNSRAGLAIQRRDGDTLTLRQRIDHHVAASIATLESVADRSDEVVKEFGQFFDKARNSPTGPYKSYVIKSNGDAGRLKSLQELLERNRITYGYADKAQKVSGFNYTSQKEDKNVSVSAGDMVISAYQPKSTLLKILFEPNSKLEDSATYDITAWSLPYAFGLQTYGLNSRIGTGGTAPTAPKATTMASGAKVYAYVVAWQSAPSAQLLAGLMKKQVRVRAAEKPFELEDRNYPSGTLIIARAGNERFGDRFDAVVQQEASRCGVTLTPVQTGFVAKGSDFGSDFVSSLKAPRVGLVIGDGTPPPSAGEVWQFFDQELEYPISLFDGNSLASVEWNKLDVLILPTNYNYGRFLNDKVLASIREWVRAGGKLIAMERAAAFLAGKEGFSLKEKESKAAEKDKAKKDILSESTKIYADRERSAISDDIPGSIYRVNIDTTHPLGFGLEGGYYTLVQSAYDFDFLKDGWNVGYLKDNNYVAGFSGKNAKDKLKNTLLMGVQSYGRGSIVYLADDPLFRGFWYNGKLLFSNAVFMVGN; this is encoded by the coding sequence ATGAAATACATTCCGCTGCTAGCGGGCCTGCTGTTCACCTCACTATCTGTGTCGGCCCAGACGGCAACGTCCTCTTCTGCAACGCCCCCCTCAGCCAGTCAGTCCCGTACTGGTACTATTGACTCACCCGCCAAATTTCTCGGCTACCAAGTTGGCGAACGGTTTACACCCCATTACCGTGTCGTAGCGTACGCTGAACAGGTAGCCAAACAGGTGCCCGGGCGGGTAAAAGTAGTGCCGTATGGGACTACCCACGAAGGTCGGCAGATGGCCGTCATCATTGTTTCGTCCGAAGCGAATATGAACCGGCTGGACGAAATCCGGGCCAACAACCTCAAACGCATCGGGATGCTGGACGGACAACCCACCAGCGCGAAGCAACCGGCAATTGCCTGGCTTAGCTACAACATTCACGGTAACGAAGCTGTCAGTTCCGAAGCGTTCATGGATGTACTATACCAATTGGTGAGTCCAACCAGCAGCCAGTCGGCTCTGTCGCAGAAAATCCTGAACTCGGCGATTATTATTCTCGACCCAGGTCTGAACCCCGACGGCCACGACCGCTACGTCAACTGGTACAACCAGATGATGGGTCGTAATCCCGATCCAACGCCTTCGGCGCGGGAGCACAACGAACCCTGGCCGGGCGGACGCTATACGCACTACCTGTTCGACCCAAACCGGGACTGGGCCTGGCAGACGCAGGAAATCACCCAGCAGCGTATGGCCGTTTATCAGAACTGGATGCCCCATCTGCACGGCGATTTCCACGAGATGGGCTACGAGAGCCCATATTATTTCGCGCCGTCGGCAAAACCCTACCACGAAGATATTACCCCTTTTCAGCGGCAGTTCCAGCAAACGATCGGACAGTATTGCAGCAAGGCATTCGACAAAAACGGCTGGCTATACTACACCCGCGAGCGGTTCGACCTGTTTTACCCCAGCTACGGCGATACCTACCCAACCTATAACGGAGCCATCGGCATGACCTACGAGCAGGGCGGCAACAGCCGGGCGGGTCTGGCCATTCAGCGCCGGGATGGCGACACCCTGACGCTCCGCCAACGGATCGACCACCATGTAGCAGCCAGCATCGCTACACTCGAATCGGTTGCTGACCGGTCGGATGAGGTGGTAAAAGAGTTTGGCCAGTTCTTCGATAAAGCGCGTAACTCGCCAACAGGACCCTACAAGAGCTATGTTATCAAATCAAACGGCGACGCCGGGCGTCTGAAATCGTTGCAGGAGTTGCTGGAACGGAACAGGATCACCTATGGCTACGCGGATAAAGCGCAGAAGGTATCGGGGTTCAATTATACCAGCCAGAAAGAAGACAAGAACGTATCGGTATCTGCGGGCGATATGGTTATCAGCGCCTACCAGCCGAAATCAACCCTGCTAAAAATTCTGTTCGAACCCAATTCGAAACTGGAAGACTCAGCTACGTATGACATCACAGCCTGGTCGTTGCCGTACGCCTTTGGCCTGCAAACCTACGGGCTGAACTCCCGCATCGGCACAGGTGGTACCGCTCCAACTGCCCCCAAAGCGACTACAATGGCATCGGGTGCGAAGGTGTATGCTTACGTAGTAGCCTGGCAGTCGGCTCCGTCGGCGCAGTTGCTGGCGGGTCTGATGAAAAAGCAGGTTCGGGTCCGGGCCGCCGAGAAACCGTTTGAACTGGAAGACAGAAATTATCCGTCTGGCACGCTCATTATCGCCCGGGCGGGTAACGAGCGCTTCGGCGACCGCTTCGACGCGGTAGTGCAGCAGGAAGCCAGCCGCTGTGGCGTTACGCTAACGCCCGTTCAGACGGGTTTCGTAGCGAAAGGTTCCGACTTTGGTTCTGACTTTGTCAGCAGCCTCAAAGCACCTCGCGTGGGGCTGGTTATCGGCGATGGTACTCCTCCCCCATCGGCAGGTGAGGTCTGGCAGTTCTTCGATCAGGAGTTAGAGTACCCCATCTCGTTATTCGACGGCAATTCGCTTGCTTCGGTTGAGTGGAATAAACTGGACGTGCTGATTCTGCCGACCAACTACAACTACGGTCGTTTTCTCAACGACAAGGTACTGGCCTCCATCCGGGAATGGGTCCGGGCGGGCGGCAAACTGATCGCGATGGAGCGGGCCGCTGCATTTCTGGCCGGTAAAGAAGGGTTCTCGCTGAAAGAAAAAGAAAGCAAAGCCGCTGAGAAAGACAAAGCCAAGAAAGATATTCTGAGCGAGTCGACCAAAATCTACGCCGATCGTGAACGGAGTGCTATTTCGGACGATATTCCTGGCAGTATCTACCGCGTCAACATCGACACAACGCACCCGCTGGGTTTTGGCCTGGAAGGCGGTTACTATACACTCGTTCAGAGCGCCTACGATTTCGATTTCCTGAAGGACGGCTGGAACGTTGGTTACCTGAAAGATAACAACTACGTAGCGGGTTTCTCTGGAAAAAACGCCAAAGACAAACTCAAAAATACCCTGCTGATGGGCGTCCAGAGCTACGGGCGCGGCAGCATTGTGTACCTGGCCGATGATCCACTGTTCCGGGGTTTCTGGTACAATGGGAAGCTACTGTTCAGCAACGCCGTATTCATGGTCGGTAACTAA
- a CDS encoding DUF4468 domain-containing protein: MKFFLTLLLLSVSYLSHAQGSLSDVMPVKSGAVEYSDVVPVPSESKNQLFDKAKQWIVTYYPSATEALQLADKDGGMLIAKGSLYTPWLFNMTYRSDGYLNHAIILEIKDGRYRYTVNDLTVSASHPSARSMGRYVWTIAEFMERPMLKRNSIKYAVKADENIKAMLQNLEQAMKAKKSDF; the protein is encoded by the coding sequence ATGAAGTTCTTCCTTACATTATTACTTCTATCTGTTAGTTATCTGTCCCATGCCCAAGGCTCACTCAGCGATGTTATGCCGGTTAAGTCAGGTGCCGTCGAATACTCTGACGTCGTGCCAGTGCCCAGCGAGTCGAAAAATCAACTCTTTGATAAAGCAAAGCAATGGATTGTTACGTACTATCCAAGCGCTACCGAAGCGCTGCAACTAGCCGATAAGGACGGCGGCATGTTAATTGCCAAAGGTTCACTTTACACACCCTGGCTGTTTAATATGACCTACCGGTCAGACGGTTACCTGAACCACGCAATCATTCTGGAGATAAAAGACGGGCGTTACCGATACACGGTCAACGATTTAACGGTTAGCGCAAGCCATCCGTCCGCACGGTCAATGGGTCGCTACGTCTGGACGATAGCCGAATTTATGGAACGTCCCATGCTAAAGCGAAACAGCATCAAGTACGCGGTTAAAGCTGATGAAAATATTAAGGCCATGCTCCAAAATCTGGAGCAGGCCATGAAGGCAAAGAAGTCGGACTTCTAG
- a CDS encoding helix-turn-helix domain-containing protein — MPPTKNKSAGFVQGKWLQQALESLGETQSSAALKMGRHPSFFSKHINDKMYFGAEKLSELARTFPDLNIRYVLTGEGEPLL; from the coding sequence ATGCCCCCGACCAAAAACAAATCCGCCGGTTTCGTGCAAGGCAAATGGCTCCAGCAGGCCCTGGAATCGCTGGGCGAAACGCAATCCTCAGCCGCCCTTAAAATGGGCCGTCACCCTTCGTTTTTCTCGAAGCACATCAACGATAAGATGTATTTTGGCGCGGAAAAGCTCTCCGAGCTCGCCCGCACGTTTCCCGACCTCAACATCCGCTACGTGCTGACGGGGGAGGGGGAGCCGCTTTTGTGA
- a CDS encoding carbohydrate binding family 9 domain-containing protein — MKLLLNLLVGYLLLTPLYSLAQKKNENYQLHISRATSPIVLDGAVDEPAWQTAEVATNFWMVLPMDTSRANVRTDVRMAYDAQNIYLSAVCYHGNVEGPYMVESLRRDWAFPKNDNFILFMDTFDDQTNGFTFGTNAAGAQWDGLIYEGSKANLSWDNKWFSIVKNYPDRYVLEMAIPFKTIRYKKGITRWGINFSRQDLKTTEKSSWTPIQRQFPTAALALTGVLIWDQAPPQPGPNISLIPYALTGLNRDYQRGIPTENRFNAGLDAKVAVTSSLNLDLTVNPDFSQVDVDQQVTNLDRYELFFPEKRQFFLENGDQFANFGYSTIRPFFSRRIGLGGVPIRFGARLSGKLNKDWRLGVMDMQTGHVDATGLPAQNFAVLALQRRVFARSNIGIMFVNKEAINYESVANKTLYSRYNRNLGIEYNLASANNLWSGKALYIKSFSPQPVTTPETPGLSPEQTTGNDEVYAANLQYTSRRWLLGGQLESVGRNYTAEAGYVPRRGYERSLATLGYTFLPTASPVLNHGPTLTSTYFFDTVWKQSDNENLLSYAVTFRSRSIFTGWVASDYVRLLQPFDPTNTGRETLATGTSHRWTAWGTSFVSKPQSVFTYGFSTRYGGYYANGTRLNLTADVGYRFQPYVSLAASVSYNDIRLPQPWGRTTFWLVSPRFDLTLTNTLYLTTFVQYNEQQKNMNVNARIQWRYKPASDFFLVYTDNYLPNAMQIGQDVPGFFSVKNRALVLKWTYWWNL, encoded by the coding sequence GTGAAACTTTTACTTAACCTTTTGGTAGGGTACCTATTGCTGACTCCCCTCTATAGCCTGGCTCAGAAGAAAAACGAAAATTACCAGCTTCATATCAGTCGTGCTACGTCGCCTATTGTGCTGGATGGGGCTGTGGATGAACCCGCCTGGCAGACCGCCGAAGTGGCCACCAATTTCTGGATGGTCCTGCCGATGGATACCAGTCGCGCCAACGTGCGCACCGACGTTCGAATGGCCTACGACGCGCAGAATATTTACCTGAGTGCCGTCTGCTACCATGGCAACGTCGAAGGTCCGTACATGGTCGAATCGCTCCGGCGGGACTGGGCCTTCCCCAAAAATGACAATTTTATTCTGTTCATGGATACCTTCGATGACCAGACAAATGGGTTCACGTTCGGCACTAATGCCGCCGGAGCGCAGTGGGATGGCCTGATCTATGAGGGCAGCAAAGCCAACCTGAGCTGGGACAACAAATGGTTCTCCATAGTGAAGAACTACCCGGACCGCTACGTTCTGGAAATGGCGATTCCGTTCAAAACGATCCGCTACAAGAAAGGCATTACGCGCTGGGGTATCAACTTCAGTCGCCAGGACCTGAAAACCACCGAAAAATCGTCCTGGACACCCATCCAGCGGCAGTTTCCTACGGCCGCGCTGGCCCTGACGGGTGTGCTGATCTGGGATCAGGCCCCACCGCAGCCAGGCCCTAACATTTCCCTAATTCCTTACGCGCTGACGGGTCTGAACCGCGACTATCAGCGTGGTATCCCAACCGAAAATCGATTTAATGCGGGGCTTGACGCCAAAGTAGCCGTTACGTCGTCGCTGAACCTCGATCTGACTGTTAACCCCGATTTCTCGCAGGTCGACGTTGACCAGCAGGTAACGAACCTCGACCGCTACGAACTGTTCTTCCCCGAGAAGCGGCAGTTCTTTCTGGAAAACGGCGATCAGTTTGCCAACTTCGGCTATTCGACCATCCGTCCGTTTTTCAGCCGCCGGATTGGCCTGGGTGGGGTGCCGATCCGTTTCGGTGCCCGACTGAGTGGCAAACTCAACAAAGACTGGCGCCTGGGCGTCATGGACATGCAAACCGGCCACGTCGATGCGACGGGACTGCCCGCCCAGAATTTTGCCGTGCTGGCGTTGCAGCGACGCGTTTTTGCCCGGTCCAACATCGGGATTATGTTCGTCAATAAAGAAGCAATCAACTATGAGTCGGTTGCGAATAAAACGCTGTACTCCCGTTATAACCGCAACCTGGGAATCGAATACAACCTGGCTTCGGCCAACAACCTCTGGAGTGGAAAAGCGCTTTACATCAAATCCTTCAGCCCTCAGCCGGTTACTACGCCCGAAACACCGGGCCTATCTCCAGAACAAACCACCGGGAATGACGAAGTCTATGCCGCGAATCTTCAGTACACCAGCCGCCGATGGCTACTGGGTGGGCAACTGGAATCCGTGGGCCGCAATTACACCGCCGAAGCCGGCTACGTACCACGCCGGGGATACGAACGTAGTCTTGCCACGCTTGGCTACACGTTCCTGCCTACAGCTAGTCCCGTCCTGAACCACGGGCCTACACTGACTTCGACCTATTTTTTCGATACGGTCTGGAAGCAGAGCGACAACGAAAACCTGCTCAGTTATGCCGTTACGTTCCGGAGTCGGAGTATTTTCACGGGATGGGTGGCTTCCGATTACGTGCGGCTTCTCCAGCCCTTCGACCCGACCAACACCGGCCGCGAAACGCTGGCCACCGGTACATCGCATCGCTGGACAGCCTGGGGCACTAGCTTTGTCTCAAAACCACAGAGTGTGTTTACCTACGGCTTCTCAACCCGCTACGGCGGTTATTACGCCAATGGTACCCGCCTGAACCTCACTGCTGACGTGGGCTACCGGTTTCAGCCTTACGTCAGCTTAGCCGCCAGCGTGAGTTACAACGACATCCGGCTGCCCCAGCCCTGGGGACGGACGACGTTCTGGCTGGTAAGCCCCCGTTTCGACCTGACCCTGACGAATACGCTCTACCTGACCACCTTTGTGCAGTACAACGAGCAGCAGAAAAATATGAACGTCAACGCCCGGATTCAGTGGCGTTATAAACCAGCGTCCGATTTCTTCCTGGTGTATACGGATAATTACCTGCCCAACGCTATGCAGATTGGTCAGGACGTACCGGGCTTCTTCTCGGTTAAGAATCGGGCGCTGGTGCTGAAGTGGACCTACTGGTGGAATCTCTAA
- a CDS encoding tyrosine-type recombinase/integrase — MPISVRFRLWPPRRGKTYSNPHPLRVNITVDGIEDPGFGALWPLDGTGEKLMVDPAKWRVKEQKTTLRDDSTNDSLVLLKAHIMDIYRRQRQTGPPTTQSIRHELTTGRPPLWLEPDGWQFHAGQHREKKLETHQPAAPASYFAAQLTEDTDLGEAYAAYVIGLRLKKGTAAALSPITIGRWDRGMLLLQLWREQTDQPLPAVGKVTVGWAKRYHAWLQVISENDQKIKPTSMTQASRFVLKIGEVLTWMLDEGWLVANPIAAVKWPRAKDKEVRFLTPDQLKKLFQTNWKGTEGDALWWFCLMCCTGLDYPDAIAYARSRSTYETEGPSGWKIVGRRAKPPYNQYEVPLLDEVRLLFESRPAGPVDYSPQCVNRHTGRIEQLLGIKWRITAKTARKTFTCLMLMKGYMSSEVAGMLGHSSTRTTDRYYYRINGAHVDAGMKRVNGR; from the coding sequence ATGCCGATTTCGGTACGCTTCCGCCTGTGGCCACCCCGCCGGGGCAAAACCTATTCCAACCCGCACCCCCTACGGGTCAACATCACCGTCGACGGCATCGAAGATCCGGGCTTCGGGGCGCTCTGGCCGCTCGACGGAACGGGCGAAAAGCTGATGGTTGACCCGGCTAAATGGCGGGTAAAAGAGCAGAAGACCACGCTCCGCGACGATTCCACCAACGATTCCCTGGTGCTCCTCAAAGCGCACATCATGGACATTTACCGGCGTCAGCGCCAGACGGGGCCGCCCACCACCCAGTCGATTCGCCACGAGCTGACCACTGGCAGACCTCCGCTCTGGCTGGAGCCGGACGGCTGGCAGTTCCACGCGGGGCAGCACAGGGAGAAGAAGCTCGAAACGCACCAGCCAGCCGCCCCCGCCAGCTACTTTGCCGCCCAGCTCACCGAAGACACCGATTTAGGTGAAGCCTATGCCGCCTACGTCATTGGATTGCGATTAAAGAAAGGAACAGCGGCCGCGCTGTCACCCATCACCATTGGCCGGTGGGATCGGGGCATGCTGTTACTGCAGCTCTGGCGCGAGCAGACTGATCAACCCCTGCCCGCCGTTGGCAAGGTAACCGTCGGCTGGGCGAAGCGATATCACGCCTGGCTGCAGGTGATTTCGGAAAACGACCAGAAAATAAAGCCCACCAGCATGACCCAGGCCAGCCGCTTTGTGCTCAAAATAGGGGAGGTGCTGACCTGGATGCTGGACGAAGGCTGGCTGGTAGCCAACCCCATTGCCGCCGTGAAGTGGCCGCGCGCGAAGGATAAGGAAGTTCGATTCCTGACGCCCGACCAGCTAAAAAAACTATTTCAAACGAACTGGAAAGGAACGGAAGGCGATGCGCTCTGGTGGTTCTGCCTGATGTGCTGTACGGGCTTGGACTACCCCGATGCCATTGCCTATGCCCGCAGCCGCAGCACCTATGAAACCGAGGGGCCGTCCGGTTGGAAAATCGTCGGACGAAGAGCCAAGCCCCCCTACAATCAGTACGAAGTGCCGCTGCTGGATGAGGTTCGTTTACTGTTTGAATCGCGTCCGGCCGGGCCGGTTGATTATTCTCCTCAGTGCGTCAATCGCCACACCGGGCGCATTGAGCAGCTTCTAGGCATCAAGTGGCGCATCACCGCCAAGACCGCCAGAAAAACGTTTACCTGCCTGATGCTGATGAAGGGATACATGAGCAGCGAGGTAGCCGGGATGCTTGGCCACAGTTCAACCCGGACTACAGATCGTTACTACTACCGCATCAACGGTGCTCACGTCGATGCGGGTATGAAGCGGGTAAACGGAAGGTAG